CCAGAAAAAAGTCCTACAAAAATATATTTATTATTTGAAGATAAAATAAGTGTTGCTAAAAATCCAGATAAAGTTATAACAAATGCCATAATAATAAATTTAACCCCATATTTTTTTATTATACTTTTTAAATCTTTAGAGGCAATCAACCCAACAGATGATATAAATAAAATTAAAGAAAAAAGGAAAAATTGTTTAAAATCCTTATTCATGCTGTTTATTATTTCTAAGTTATTAGAAAATTGGCTGGTAGTATACCAGCCAATTAATAATCCACTAAACAAGGTTCCAGAACTACCCAATTTAAAGTTCTTTATTTTTATTTTCCCAATTAAAATTCCAGATAATATAGTTAAAAATAGTAAAATATATGTATTCATACGTCCTCCTCATATTAATTCTGGTATATTTTTAATTACTTTTACCCCTAATTTTTTTAATTTTTTTTCTTTATATTCAATGCTCCCTTCATAACCATCCAAAATAGCACCAGCGTGTCCCATTCTTTTTCCTTTTGGTGCTGTTCTGCCTGCAAAAAATACTTTTATATCACCATTATAACCTTTTTTTAATGCATATTCAATACCATTCACTTCATCATTTCCGCCAATTTCACCGATTACTACAACCTTTTTAATATTTTCATTCATTATATATTCCATTGCCTCAGCTACTGATGTACCTATTATTGGATCACCACCTAAACCTATTCCAATTTTAATACCTGTTGAATATTTAGAAAGGTAATTTGAAATTTCATACATTAAAGTTCCGCTTTTTGATATCACTGCAATATCTCCCGGTTTAAATGCTCTTTCTGGCATAATTCCAATTTTTGATATTCCAGGAAATATTACACCAGGGCAATTTGGTCCAATTATTCTAACATCATTATCTTTTGATATTTTGTATATATCAAGCATATCCTGTTGTGGTATATGTTCTGTTATAATAATAATTTTTTTCACCCCAGCATTTATCGCTTCAAAAACTGCATTTTTTGCATAAGGAGCGGGAACAAATACTACTGAAGTATCTACACGAAATTTATTCACTGCATCATACATATTACTTAAAACTTCTACTCTATGTAATTTTTTTATTATATTATTTTTCGAAACACCACAAACAATATTAGTTCCATAATTTAACATTTTTTCTGTATGTAATCTCCCATATTTTCCTGTTATTCCCTGGACACATATTCTTTCTCTTCCATTAATCATGAATTTTCACCATCCTTACTGCATCTAAAATCATAGAATACATGTCTTCATAATAGCTTAATTCATTTTCTTTCAGTATTTTTTTTGCATTTTCCTCATTTGTTCCAGTTAATCGTATAAACAAACTAATTTCTGGATTTTGTTTTTTAAATTCTACTAAACCATTTGCTATTTCATCGCACTTTGTTATTCCGCCAAATATATTTAATATAATTCTTTTTATTCCATAATCCTTTAATAAATTTAGAGCCTGTATTGTAATCTCTTTTTCTGCTCCTCCCCCAAGATCAAGAAAATTTGCAGGTTCTCCGCCAGATAATTTTACAGCATCCATTGTAGCCATAACTATACCTGCACCACAACCAATTATTCCTATATCGCCATTTAATTTAACAAAATGAAAAGGATATTTTTCTTCTAAAAATTCCTTTGCCCATTCTTGTCTAAATATCGCATTATCATCTAAATGCATTACACTATCAAGTGCATATATTACCCCTTCATTATCTTCAACCAATGGATTGATTTCTAATAAAGTTAAATCCTTTTCTCTAAATAATTTTCTTAGATTTGGAATAATTTTTTGTATTTTTTCTGGTAAAAATTTTTCGTAATTTTCAAATGTTGCTTTTATTATACTATTTTTATTTTCTTCTATATCAATTCCTCCATTTTCAGAATATAATATAATAATATCTTTTTTTTCTCTATCTAGAACAAGAGAAATATAATATTCTTTTTCAAAAGGTATCATTTCTTCGATTAGGACACCATATGGTTTCTCACCTTTAATTTCCTTTTTTAACAGGACATTTGCTTTAGATATAAATTCATTTTCATCTTTGGCAAATAATACACCACCTGATTTCATACGACCTCCAACTAATACTTGCGATTTTAATACTGCAGGAAGAAATTTAATTTCAATATCCTTTTCTTCCTTTACTAGGTATGACACTGGAATTCTAATACCATACTCTTTTAAAAATTTTTTCCCTAAAAACTCTTGAACTTTCATATAGCCACCTCCTATAAAAATAAAAATATTATCCCAATTGCCCTCGCAAATGGGATTACCCTGGAATTAAAGGCAGGTCTCCCGACTTCTGGATCTCCCTACTTCCAGCGCCTTCCCAGTTTATACCAGTGGCTTTTGCTGGTTTCGTCCCCAGTCACGGTGGCGGGGCCGTGATGGATTTTCACCGTCTTCCCTATTAAGATTACTCACCTTTAATTCCGGAGGTATTTACTTTTCATCAAAATTGTATCATATAATAAAAATCATATCAAATTAACCAAGTAATAGTTAAAGAAAAAAGCGCCTTTTCAGGCGCTTCATTAATAGTTAAAACACATATTCTTCATTATCTACTTTTACATCTACATTATTTATTTCTACATTATATTTTTTCCCATTTTTTTCATATGTACCTATAAAAACTCCATTATAATATTCTCCATTAAAAAGTCCACCTTTTAATTCTGCATTTTCTATTTTAATCTTACCATCTTCAGTATAAGACAATACTGTTTTATTATTAGAAATACTTTTAACCGCTTTATTTTCTTCTGATACCTTTTCTAAAGTCATGTGGAACCAGGGTACTTTATCTCCTTTCTTTATAGTTAATCCATACACTACAGTAATTTCGTCTTCAGCATCATATGATGTGCGAGTACCATAATATGTAGTTGCACTTTCACCATCCTGTTGTATTTCAGTTACTTCAAAGTATTTGTAATTGTCGTTAGAAATATCCTCAACCTCTTCTAAATTTTCCCATAATGTGAATTTGTTTAAAAAATAATCACCATTTTCATTATGGTCTCTTAAATTATCACTACCATAAGCTGTACCAGAAAATCCATAATGTTGATTATTCTTCTTTCTAAAAACCAATGTTAATTCACTTAATTCTTTTTTCATTCCTTCACTTTTATTTCTTTGGATTGTTTCATATTTATAACGTTCCTTTTTTCTTTCTATTTTTATTATACCACTACCCACATCATCTTTTTCAGCATACCATCTTTCGCTCTCTTTAAAAGAACATTTAGAATAATCGCCGAGATCAAATGTTGATTTTGTATGAATCCACCAAGTCCCTGTAGAATTTTTTGTCGGTTCTTCAAATGAATCAAAAATATAATCATCAATATTTTCCAAAAAGCTTGGAAATTCTTTATTATCATCTAAAAATAGGGAATAACCTTCATCTTCTATATTTCTACAAAAATCAATAACTTCTTCGTGTTCTGTGGATAAATAATATTCATTTTCACTAACATATTTATCAATATATTTGATAATATTTTCATCATAAAAATCAACAATATACCATGCATTTTCACTTACTGTATATTTTTCAATTCGTTCAAAAAGATAAGAAGAAATTTTTGGTAAAATATGTAGCTCAATTTTAAAATCACCATCAATATCAAGTTCTTCATTTCTCTTCATTATGAAATAGGAATAATAATTTGTATCACCATTGTAGTCATCAAAATATCCTTCTTCAGGAACTCTAATCTCATCTCCGGCATTGGATCTGCTGTTGAAAAAAACTAAAGGTGTAGCTTCTCCTATAATCTCAGAAAAAGAACCAGCATTGTATTGGATTGTTTTTGTAACAACAGGCTTTTTTGGAGCAAGACTTTCAAATAATTCAATAACAGATTTGTATTTGTTAACTTCCAACATTTCTTTAGCTATTGTTGCATTAGTTTTTTCTGAAACACCATCATTTTCTTTAACCAAACAACTTGTTAAAGAAACTAATAACAGTAATATTACTAAAAAAACACTTACTTTTTTCATAAAAAACACCCCGCAATAATTATATAATTTTATATATATATTATACTATTTTTTACATATATTTTATATTAAGATAATGTAAAGTGTAAGTTGTTTTTTTCTATATGTTTAAATATATATACATTGATTCTAGAAACTCCAAAAAT
The nucleotide sequence above comes from Marinitoga hydrogenitolerans DSM 16785. Encoded proteins:
- a CDS encoding succinate--CoA ligase subunit alpha, translated to MINGRERICVQGITGKYGRLHTEKMLNYGTNIVCGVSKNNIIKKLHRVEVLSNMYDAVNKFRVDTSVVFVPAPYAKNAVFEAINAGVKKIIIITEHIPQQDMLDIYKISKDNDVRIIGPNCPGVIFPGISKIGIMPERAFKPGDIAVISKSGTLMYEISNYLSKYSTGIKIGIGLGGDPIIGTSVAEAMEYIMNENIKKVVVIGEIGGNDEVNGIEYALKKGYNGDIKVFFAGRTAPKGKRMGHAGAILDGYEGSIEYKEKKLKKLGVKVIKNIPELI
- a CDS encoding ATP-grasp domain-containing protein; protein product: MKVQEFLGKKFLKEYGIRIPVSYLVKEEKDIEIKFLPAVLKSQVLVGGRMKSGGVLFAKDENEFISKANVLLKKEIKGEKPYGVLIEEMIPFEKEYYISLVLDREKKDIIILYSENGGIDIEENKNSIIKATFENYEKFLPEKIQKIIPNLRKLFREKDLTLLEINPLVEDNEGVIYALDSVMHLDDNAIFRQEWAKEFLEEKYPFHFVKLNGDIGIIGCGAGIVMATMDAVKLSGGEPANFLDLGGGAEKEITIQALNLLKDYGIKRIILNIFGGITKCDEIANGLVEFKKQNPEISLFIRLTGTNEENAKKILKENELSYYEDMYSMILDAVRMVKIHD